A section of the Candidatus Rokuibacteriota bacterium genome encodes:
- a CDS encoding type II toxin-antitoxin system Phd/YefM family antitoxin, whose translation MTRSQKAGAPRKGFSGAISRVASPGDRIVIQQRGKPMAALVSLNDLRMLETLEDQIDVEAARKALADPKNRKRIPWRRVKATLGL comes from the coding sequence ATGACGCGATCCCAGAAGGCGGGAGCGCCGCGGAAGGGATTCTCCGGCGCAATCAGTCGGGTGGCGTCTCCGGGCGACCGCATCGTCATCCAGCAGCGGGGCAAGCCAATGGCGGCGCTTGTGTCGCTGAACGATCTGCGGATGCTCGAGACTCTCGAGGATCAGATCGATGTTGAGGCGGCGCGCAAGGCGCTGGCCGATCCTAAGAATCGCAAGCGCATTCCGTGGAGGCGGGTCAAGGCCACCCTCGGCCTCTGA